Proteins from a genomic interval of Apteryx mantelli isolate bAptMan1 chromosome 5, bAptMan1.hap1, whole genome shotgun sequence:
- the LOC136992152 gene encoding LOW QUALITY PROTEIN: BEN domain-containing protein 3-like (The sequence of the model RefSeq protein was modified relative to this genomic sequence to represent the inferred CDS: inserted 5 bases in 3 codons; deleted 2 bases in 2 codons; substituted 1 base at 1 genomic stop codon), translating into MEASQTVPWEKEHQQDMLTHSHVAGPIPAWRCSRRTLTTGVVGRIHKRQCRGRGERRGRARATEGLLTCGCQDGPRLSGGGQDWPQLAQGENVTPKAVESTLQAMPFCAASEAARKLAGQLGWALLTGIRALDNEVSSLQQRVKDLEKENGDLRDVRAVAQELITSQSEKSQELTHRVERLALRMANKRRVRYGKAPATVAQVRAVITRPSWDREEWSGNIWSTSSDSEIESGLEGESASPQGPHSNMKNRDTGSPTQVDTEQPNKNKNPNTTWLCEEEPFSDITTPSYKKPLYGVSHKITEKKNPPGTEQFASYDLFEKISPSSPSHLRTFNDQCTRDAAAAIAVTAATTDSDPNIYSLIQKMFYTLNTLNSNVTQLHSKVDLLSLEVSRIKKQVGPAESVAEFKPPPEYQLTSAELKQMMDQSTSGGDLAFWLXVQLFPELFNDDEFNRNCSACSFLNRRKLDSLHLQLIRNYVEVCFPSVKNTAVWHVECLPQVNXFFHRFWAKREMENSQQNVQSSSFYETEQVESSHFIEDKEQEEALSLDRSSVIASDYVLDAQDLNEFLDEASSPGEFSVFLLCRLFPELFDHRKLAERYSCYGHSGKQLLDPHRLXRRYTEIYFQEKEEEETWLQQCVQRINDELENMYMDGSECDQMRDDCYDSSSLPDDVSLIKVEDSFEYEKPGRRSEEIWLVPIDFDKLDFPPPDFDVPVPDYLLNKEQIKNVYESSLSIGNFASRLLVLLFPELFTHENLRKQYNCSRSLGKKQLDPTRIKLIXHYVQILYPRVKNDSVWTLEFVGKLDERCQRRDTEQRHTYQQQQKVHVSGPERREFLSYAINPERFREEFEGPPLPPEGSSKDFCKIPLDERVAPNPDFPVPSLYLLSDKEVREIAQQSLSVGNFAAWLLVRLFPELFTPEDLRLQYNHSGACNKKRLDPIRLRLIHHYVEAVYPVEKMEEVWRYECIPSIDERCRRPNRKKCDILKKAKKARK; encoded by the exons atggaagctagccagaccgttccgtgggaaaaggagcatcaacaggacatgctGACCcacagccatgtagctgggcctataccagcgtg gcgttgctcccgccggacccttacaactggcgtagtcggcaggatacacaaaCGACAATGCCGTGGCCgaggagagcgaagggggagggcgagagccacggagggactgctcACCTGCGGCTGCCAGGATGGCCCCAGACTGAGTGGTGGGGGCCAGGACTGGCCACAGttggcacagggggaaaatgttaccccgaAGGCGGTTGAATCCActttacaggctatgcccttcTGTGCTGCTTCGGAAGCAGCTCGGAAGCTCGCCGGACAGTTAGGGTGGGCGCTGTTGACgggcattcgagccttagataatgaggtatcatctttgcagcaacgagtaaaagatctggagaaggagaatggagatttgcgtGATGTGAGGGCGGTAGCACAGGAGTTGATCACGAGCCAATCTGAAAAGAgtcaggaattaacccatagggtagagcgattaGCTTTACGAATGGCTAACAAACGCCGTGTGCgctatggtaaagccccagctacagtTGCACAGGTGAGAGCAGTAATAACTAGACCTTCTTGGGACCGGGAGGAGTGGAGTGGTAATATttggagtacttcatctgactcggAGATTGAATCTGGTTTAGAAGGAGAATCGGCTTCTCCCCAG ggcccccattcaaacatgaagaacagagacactggctcacccaCTCAGGTGGATACAGAGCAGCCAAACAAGAACAAGAATCCTAACACAACAtggctctgtgaagaagaacccttcagtgacataaccactccatcttat aaaaaacctctctatggcgtctcacacaaaattacagagaagaagaacccaccaggaacagagcagtttgcttcttacgatttgtttgaaaaaatcagtcccaGCAGTCCCTCGCATCTTCGAACTTTTAATGATCAGTGCACAAGAGATGCTGCTGCAGccattgctgtgacagctgccaccacagattccgatccaaatatatattctttgatacagaaaatgttttacacacttaacaccctcaattccaatgtgacccagcttcacagcaaagttgacctgttgtctctggaggttagccgaattaagaagcaagtcggtccagcagagtctgtcgcagagttcaagcctcctcctgagtaccagctgacttctgcagagctcaaacaaatgatggatcaaagcacatcaggtggagacttagcctTCTGGTT cgtgcagctcttcccagagctcttcaacgatgatgaattcaacagaaactgcagtgcgtgcagcttcctcaacagaaggaaacttgattctcttcatctgcagcttatccgtaactatgtggaagtttgttttccttctgtgaagaatacagctgtgtggcatgtggagtgtttgcctcaagtca gatttttccatagattttgggccaaaagggagatggaaaatagtcaacagaatgtgcaatcatccagtttttatgagactgaacaggtagaatcctctcattttattgaggataaagagcaggaagaagctctgTCCTTGGACAGGAGTAGTGTCATTGCCTCAGATTACGTTCTGGATGCTCAGGATCTCAACGAATTTTTAGATGAAGCTTCTTCTCCTGgagaattttctgtttttttgttatgCAGATTGTTTCCAGAGCTCTTTGACCACAGAAAATTAGCTGAAAGGTACAGCTGCTATGGACACTCTGGGAAGCAACTGCTGGATCCTCATCGGCT CCGTAGGTACACTGAAATTTACtttcaagaa aaagaagaagaagaaacctgGTTGCAGCAATGTGTCCAGCGAATAAACGATGAGCTTGAGAATATGTATATGGATGGAAGTGAATGTGATCAGATGAGAGACGACTGTTACGATTCCTCTAGTCTACCGGATGATGTATCACTCATAAAAGTTGAAGACAGTTTTGAATATGAAAAACCTGGTAGGCGCTCAGAAGAAATCTGGCTTGTACCCATAGACTTTGACAAACTTGACTTTCCACCTCCAGATTTTGATGTTCCTGTCCCAGATTACCTGTTGAACAAAGAGCAGATTAAAAACGTATATGAAAGCAGTCTTTCCATAGGCAACTTCGCCTCTCGATTGCTTGTTCTCTTATTCCCTGAACTATTCACCCATGAAAACTTACGGAAGCAATACAACTGTAGCAGATCTTTAGGCAAGAAACAGCTAGATCCCACTAGAATTAAATTAATTTGACATTATGTGCAGATACTGTACCCGAGAGTGAAGAACGACAGTGTGTGGACATTGGAATTTGTTGGGAAGCTCGACGAGAGGTGTCAGCGAAGAGACACTGAACAAAGACACACGTACCAACAGCAACAGAAAGTCCATGTGTCAGGGCCCGAGAGGAGAGAATTTCTTAGCTATGCAATAAACCCGGAAAGATTCAGAGAAGAATTTGAAGGGCCGCCACTACCACCCGAAGGAAGCAGCAAGGATTTTTGCAAGATACCACTTGATGAACGCGTAGCTcctaatccagacttccctgtgccttctctgtatttgctgtctgataaggaggtaagagagatagcacagcagagcctttcagttggaaacttcgCTGCCTGGCTTCTtgtaagactctttccagaactctttactccagaggatctcagactgcaatataaccattcaggtgcttgtaacaaaaaacggctcgatcccatcagactgagactgatccatcattacgtggaagcagtttacccTGTGGAGAAAATGGAAGAAGTGTGGCGTTATGAATGTATAccgagcattgatgaaagatgccggcgtcctaacaggaaaaagtgtgatatactgaaaaaggcaaagaaagcaagaaagtga